A portion of the Pirellulales bacterium genome contains these proteins:
- a CDS encoding SgcJ/EcaC family oxidoreductase — protein sequence MSRRLKQIQFVVAMFLFFGAGVALTVRYCIFESAQAAEPAPSSPLLAGPTSAGNPADEQAIRATAAEFVKAFNAGDAKTIGAEWSTDAQYTDESGQVFHGRAAIEKEYADLFKAQHGLTMALTIESIRFLGPDIAIEKGIAKVKSPADADTAARYTVVHARRDGKWVMIVGRDAPYVAVADGDYLKDLAWLIGEWSTGSKDQGLRIKFEWIAQRNFIKNSFMAVKDGQEKLTGAQVIGWNPKLGRIVSWHFDAQGGYGNDAWTKDGSKWVITATGVLRDGSESSAVNVLTPIDADSFTWQSVMRTLDGVSLPDAAPVKVMRMPATK from the coding sequence ATGTCTCGGCGTTTGAAACAGATCCAATTCGTCGTCGCTATGTTCTTGTTTTTCGGAGCGGGAGTTGCTCTGACGGTTCGCTACTGCATTTTTGAGTCCGCCCAAGCGGCCGAACCGGCTCCCTCCAGCCCATTGTTGGCTGGCCCGACATCGGCGGGAAATCCGGCCGATGAACAAGCGATCCGTGCCACCGCCGCCGAATTCGTCAAGGCTTTCAACGCGGGGGATGCGAAAACGATCGGCGCCGAGTGGTCCACCGATGCGCAGTATACGGACGAGTCGGGCCAGGTGTTCCACGGTCGCGCCGCGATCGAAAAGGAATACGCCGACTTGTTCAAGGCGCAACATGGCCTGACGATGGCGCTCACCATCGAGTCGATTCGATTTCTGGGACCTGACATCGCGATTGAGAAGGGCATTGCCAAGGTCAAGTCGCCCGCGGATGCCGACACGGCAGCCCGATACACCGTGGTGCACGCTCGTCGCGACGGAAAGTGGGTCATGATCGTCGGTCGAGACGCTCCTTACGTCGCAGTCGCCGACGGGGATTACTTGAAGGACCTCGCCTGGCTGATCGGCGAGTGGAGCACGGGATCGAAAGACCAGGGATTGCGAATCAAATTCGAGTGGATCGCACAAAGGAACTTTATCAAGAATTCGTTCATGGCCGTGAAAGACGGTCAGGAAAAGTTGACGGGGGCGCAGGTCATCGGTTGGAACCCCAAGCTGGGGCGCATTGTTTCATGGCACTTCGATGCCCAAGGCGGCTACGGCAACGATGCCTGGACCAAGGATGGATCGAAATGGGTGATTACGGCGACCGGCGTGCTTCGAGACGGCAGCGAAAGCTCGGCGGTCAACGTTCTGACTCCGATCGACGCCGACAGCTTCACATGGCAGTCGGTAATGCGCACATTGGATGGCGTCAGCCTGCCGGATGCGGCGCCCGTAAAGGTCATGCGAATGCCGGCCACGAAATGA
- a CDS encoding HAD family hydrolase — MTKSNLKTIRVGFTLFTVALAGHSFAKAQDALPSWNDGPAKQSLVDFVRVTTDKASSKYVKPEERIATFDQDGTLWVEKPMVSQVMYCLDRVSALAEKRPALKNIEPFKTVLSGDRAAIAKLTMPDLEKILAATLTGMTTDQFQAEVKQWLATARDPRWKKPYTELTYQPMQEVLKYLRANGYKTYIVSGGGQDFIRVYAERTYGIPPEQVVGTMGGTTYGYDNDGNPILTKEPKLLLNDDKAGKPEGIHLMIGRRPVAAFGNSDGDRQMLEFTKAGEGARLAMLVLHDDAMREYAYGPAQGLPAAKLGAFTQALYDEAKKSGWTVISMKTDWKRVFAFEQ; from the coding sequence ATGACCAAGTCAAACTTGAAAACGATCCGCGTCGGGTTCACCCTTTTTACGGTCGCGTTGGCCGGCCACAGTTTCGCAAAAGCCCAGGATGCACTCCCTTCCTGGAACGATGGCCCGGCGAAGCAATCCCTTGTGGACTTCGTCCGCGTTACGACCGATAAGGCGAGTTCGAAATACGTGAAACCCGAAGAACGAATCGCCACTTTCGACCAGGACGGCACGCTCTGGGTCGAGAAGCCGATGGTTTCGCAAGTGATGTATTGCCTCGATCGTGTGTCGGCGTTGGCGGAGAAGAGGCCGGCCCTCAAGAACATCGAGCCGTTCAAGACCGTCCTGTCCGGCGACCGCGCGGCCATCGCAAAACTGACGATGCCCGATCTCGAGAAAATCCTCGCCGCGACGCTCACCGGTATGACAACGGACCAATTTCAGGCCGAAGTCAAGCAATGGCTCGCGACGGCCAGGGACCCGCGATGGAAAAAACCCTACACAGAACTCACCTACCAGCCGATGCAGGAGGTGCTGAAGTATCTCCGCGCCAATGGCTACAAGACTTATATCGTTAGCGGCGGCGGCCAAGACTTCATCCGCGTTTACGCCGAGCGGACTTACGGAATCCCGCCAGAACAAGTCGTCGGCACGATGGGCGGCACGACGTATGGCTACGACAACGACGGCAACCCGATCCTGACCAAGGAACCCAAACTGCTGCTCAACGACGACAAAGCCGGAAAACCCGAAGGCATCCATCTGATGATCGGTCGGCGCCCGGTCGCCGCCTTTGGCAATTCCGACGGGGACCGGCAGATGCTTGAGTTTACCAAGGCTGGAGAAGGCGCGCGGCTCGCGATGCTGGTGCTACACGATGATGCGATGCGCGAGTACGCGTATGGCCCGGCGCAAGGATTGCCCGCGGCCAAGCTCGGTGCCTTCACCCAGGCGCTCTACGACGAAGCGAAGAAGAGCGGTTGGACCGTCATCAGCATGAAGACCGATTGGAAGCGAGTCTTTGCCTTCGAGCAATAG